A region from the Vicia villosa cultivar HV-30 ecotype Madison, WI linkage group LG3, Vvil1.0, whole genome shotgun sequence genome encodes:
- the LOC131662481 gene encoding callose synthase 7-like isoform X4, whose protein sequence is MGSTSEENIMDGEIVPSSLAVLVPILRAANSIELENPRVAFLCRWYAVEKAHTIDPTSSGHGVRQFKTNLLRKEEEITQKHTNRTDPRELLNYYQTFYETRIRDGEFTKEPEGMVTNVQIATVLYEVLKTILAHRTIDEKTKKYAADVENKKGQYEHYICSSSCSDDKLRGPGSYQRDDVVPDESPLVACISEPSEEKIDNALKELSKSQG, encoded by the exons ATGGGTAGCACCAGTGAAGAGAATATTATGGATGGTGAGATTGTTCCTTCTTCACTTGCTGTTCTTGTGCCTATTCTTAGAGCTGCCAATAGTATTGAATTGGAGAATCCTAGAGTTGCCTTTCTTT GTCGCTGGTATGCAGTTGAGAAGGCTCATACAATTGATCCAACATCAAGTGGCCATGGCGTCCGACAATTCAAGACTAATCTACTGCGCAAG GAAGAGGAGATAACACAGAAACATACTAACAGAACTGATCCCCGAGAGCTACTGAATTACTACCAAACTTTCTACGAGACTAGAATCAGGGATGGTGAATTTACTAAAGAACC GGAGGGGATGGTTACGAATGTTCAGATTGCCACTGTCTTGTATGAAGTACTGAAGACTATTCTAGCTCATCGAACTATCGATGAGAAG ACAAAAAAATATGCTGCGGATGTTGAGAATAAGAAGGGACAGTATGAGCATTATATATGCAGCTCCTCTTGTTCAGATGATAAACTTAGAGGTCCAGGAAGCTACCAAAGAGATGATGTTGTACCAGATGAGAGTCctcttgtggcatgcattagtgaACCATCTGAGGAAAAGATTGATAATGCTTTGAAGGAACTATCTAAGTCTCAAGGGTGA
- the LOC131662481 gene encoding callose synthase 7-like isoform X5, which yields MGSTSEENIMDGEIVPSSLAVLVPILRAANSIELENPRVAFLCRWYAVEKAHTIDPTSSGHGVRQFKTNLLRKVEREEEITQKHTNRTDPRELLNYYQTFYETRIRDGEFTKEPEGMVTNVQIATVLYEVLKTILAHRTIDEKTKKYAADVENKKGQEATKAMM from the exons ATGGGTAGCACCAGTGAAGAGAATATTATGGATGGTGAGATTGTTCCTTCTTCACTTGCTGTTCTTGTGCCTATTCTTAGAGCTGCCAATAGTATTGAATTGGAGAATCCTAGAGTTGCCTTTCTTT GTCGCTGGTATGCAGTTGAGAAGGCTCATACAATTGATCCAACATCAAGTGGCCATGGCGTCCGACAATTCAAGACTAATCTACTGCGCAAGGTCGAAAGG GAAGAGGAGATAACACAGAAACATACTAACAGAACTGATCCCCGAGAGCTACTGAATTACTACCAAACTTTCTACGAGACTAGAATCAGGGATGGTGAATTTACTAAAGAACC GGAGGGGATGGTTACGAATGTTCAGATTGCCACTGTCTTGTATGAAGTACTGAAGACTATTCTAGCTCATCGAACTATCGATGAGAAG ACAAAAAAATATGCTGCGGATGTTGAGAATAAGAAGGGACAGGAAGCTACCAAAGCGATGATGTAG
- the LOC131662481 gene encoding callose synthase 7-like isoform X3, whose protein sequence is MGSTSEENIMDGEIVPSSLAVLVPILRAANSIELENPRVAFLCRWYAVEKAHTIDPTSSGHGVRQFKTNLLRKEEEITQKHTNRTDPRELLNYYQTFYETRIRDGEFTKEPEGMVTNVQIATVLYEVLKTILAHRTIDDKTKKYAADVENKKGQYEHYICSSSCSDDKLRGPGSYQRDDVVPDESPLVACISEPSEEKIDNALKELSKSQG, encoded by the exons ATGGGTAGCACCAGTGAAGAGAATATTATGGATGGTGAGATTGTTCCTTCTTCACTTGCTGTTCTTGTGCCTATTCTTAGAGCTGCCAATAGTATTGAATTGGAGAATCCTAGAGTTGCCTTTCTTT GTCGCTGGTATGCAGTTGAGAAGGCTCATACAATTGATCCAACATCAAGTGGCCATGGCGTCCGACAATTCAAGACTAATCTACTGCGCAAG GAAGAGGAGATAACACAGAAACATACTAACAGAACTGATCCCCGAGAGCTACTGAATTACTACCAAACTTTCTACGAGACTAGAATCAGGGATGGTGAATTTACTAAAGAACC GGAGGGGATGGTTACGAATGTTCAGATTGCCACTGTCTTGTATGAAGTACTGAAGACTATTCTAGCTCATCGAACTATCGATGACAAG ACAAAAAAATATGCTGCGGATGTTGAGAATAAGAAGGGACAGTATGAGCATTATATATGCAGCTCCTCTTGTTCAGATGATAAACTTAGAGGTCCAGGAAGCTACCAAAGAGATGATGTTGTACCAGATGAGAGTCctcttgtggcatgcattagtgaACCATCTGAGGAAAAGATTGATAATGCTTTGAAGGAACTATCTAAGTCTCAAGGGTGA
- the LOC131662481 gene encoding callose synthase 7-like isoform X2: MGSTSEENIMDGEIVPSSLAVLVPILRAANSIELENPRVAFLCRWYAVEKAHTIDPTSSGHGVRQFKTNLLRKVEREEEITQKHTNRTDPRELLNYYQTFYETRIRDGEFTKEPEGMVTNVQIATVLYEVLKTILAHRTIDEKTKKYAADVENKKGQYEHYICSSSCSDDKLRGPGSYQRDDVVPDESPLVACISEPSEEKIDNALKELSKSQG, from the exons ATGGGTAGCACCAGTGAAGAGAATATTATGGATGGTGAGATTGTTCCTTCTTCACTTGCTGTTCTTGTGCCTATTCTTAGAGCTGCCAATAGTATTGAATTGGAGAATCCTAGAGTTGCCTTTCTTT GTCGCTGGTATGCAGTTGAGAAGGCTCATACAATTGATCCAACATCAAGTGGCCATGGCGTCCGACAATTCAAGACTAATCTACTGCGCAAGGTCGAAAGG GAAGAGGAGATAACACAGAAACATACTAACAGAACTGATCCCCGAGAGCTACTGAATTACTACCAAACTTTCTACGAGACTAGAATCAGGGATGGTGAATTTACTAAAGAACC GGAGGGGATGGTTACGAATGTTCAGATTGCCACTGTCTTGTATGAAGTACTGAAGACTATTCTAGCTCATCGAACTATCGATGAGAAG ACAAAAAAATATGCTGCGGATGTTGAGAATAAGAAGGGACAGTATGAGCATTATATATGCAGCTCCTCTTGTTCAGATGATAAACTTAGAGGTCCAGGAAGCTACCAAAGAGATGATGTTGTACCAGATGAGAGTCctcttgtggcatgcattagtgaACCATCTGAGGAAAAGATTGATAATGCTTTGAAGGAACTATCTAAGTCTCAAGGGTGA
- the LOC131662481 gene encoding callose synthase 7-like isoform X1 — translation MGSTSEENIMDGEIVPSSLAVLVPILRAANSIELENPRVAFLCRWYAVEKAHTIDPTSSGHGVRQFKTNLLRKVEREEEITQKHTNRTDPRELLNYYQTFYETRIRDGEFTKEPEGMVTNVQIATVLYEVLKTILAHRTIDDKTKKYAADVENKKGQYEHYICSSSCSDDKLRGPGSYQRDDVVPDESPLVACISEPSEEKIDNALKELSKSQG, via the exons ATGGGTAGCACCAGTGAAGAGAATATTATGGATGGTGAGATTGTTCCTTCTTCACTTGCTGTTCTTGTGCCTATTCTTAGAGCTGCCAATAGTATTGAATTGGAGAATCCTAGAGTTGCCTTTCTTT GTCGCTGGTATGCAGTTGAGAAGGCTCATACAATTGATCCAACATCAAGTGGCCATGGCGTCCGACAATTCAAGACTAATCTACTGCGCAAGGTCGAAAGG GAAGAGGAGATAACACAGAAACATACTAACAGAACTGATCCCCGAGAGCTACTGAATTACTACCAAACTTTCTACGAGACTAGAATCAGGGATGGTGAATTTACTAAAGAACC GGAGGGGATGGTTACGAATGTTCAGATTGCCACTGTCTTGTATGAAGTACTGAAGACTATTCTAGCTCATCGAACTATCGATGACAAG ACAAAAAAATATGCTGCGGATGTTGAGAATAAGAAGGGACAGTATGAGCATTATATATGCAGCTCCTCTTGTTCAGATGATAAACTTAGAGGTCCAGGAAGCTACCAAAGAGATGATGTTGTACCAGATGAGAGTCctcttgtggcatgcattagtgaACCATCTGAGGAAAAGATTGATAATGCTTTGAAGGAACTATCTAAGTCTCAAGGGTGA